Proteins encoded within one genomic window of Columba livia isolate bColLiv1 breed racing homer chromosome 1, bColLiv1.pat.W.v2, whole genome shotgun sequence:
- the LOC102086208 gene encoding V-set domain containing T-cell activation inhibitor 1-like, translating to MKWETPLWMVACLLFASLPRVPGQPDTTCYAFVGETVILPCTTTSPGELILSKSMLYWQIESVLVHFFHNGQDSLSYQDERYHGRTSLFLDQMKHGNFSLKLSNVQLLDTAVYTCIYKQTGDHPNKTQKSKINLIVSAPSSTEEAPSPSGHSQVSFRSPADVPRLAVLPIFFHLLVMLGVCHL from the exons ATGAAGTG GGAGACTCCTCTCTGGATGGTTGCCTGCTTACTGTTTGCATCTCTTCCCAGAG ttCCAGGTCAACCAGACACAACGTGCTATGCATTTGTTGGAGAAACTGTCATTTTGCCATGCACCACTACCTCTCCTGGAGAGCTGATCCTTTCTAAATCAATGCTCTACTGGCAGATTGAATCAGTCTTAGTGCACTTTTTTCACAATGGGCAGGATTCGCTGAGTTACCAGGACGAACGTTACCATGGCAGAACTAGTCTTTTTTTGGACCAGATGAAGCACGGCAACTTTTCCTTGAAGCTCTCCAATGTCCAGTTATTGGACACAGCTGTATATACTTGCATTTACAAACAGACTGGGGACCATCCCAACAAAACGCAGAAATCTAAAATTAATCTCATTGTATCAG CGCCGTCTAGCACTGAGGAGGCACCTTCCCCTTCTG gacACAGCCAGGTTTCCTTCAGGAGCCCTGCTGATGTACCACGTCTGGCTGTgcttcccatctttttccaccTCCTGGTCATGCTGGGGGTTTGTCACTTGTAG